ATGCGGTCATCGTTGCGGTTGGCAATGCACCGAATCCGATCCTGACCAAAGCGACGCCCAATCTTGAATTGACGAAGTGGGGTACGATAAAGGTAGACCCCGACACTTGCGCGACAAGCGTGCCGGGAGTCTATGCCGGTGGTGACATCGTGAGCGGCGCTGCAACGGTGATTCTGGCTATGGGCGCCGGACGCCGCGCAGCGAATGCCATGCACGATTACCTGATGAGTCTTCCACCGAAACAATCTGCACAGGCCAGCTAATGGAATATTTACGAGACATCATACCAGTCTCTATGGCAATCGGCACTCTGCTTTTCGGCGGATTGCTTGTAGGATTGCCTTATTTGGTTGCACCACGGAGCAAGGGCCGCTTCCGCACGGAAACGTATGAAAGTGGTCAGCCGATTATTGGCGAAGCATGGGTACAGGTGCGAGCCCATTACTACATTTACGCACTGGTTTTCATGGCTTTTGACGTGGAAACGGCGTTCATCGTTCCATGTGTCGCCGTGTTGCGCTCTTGGGATAGCTGGTTACCCGTCATAGAAGTGGCGGCGTTCTTGATTATCCTCAGCTTGTCCCTGGTGTATGCGTTGAAGAAGAAAGTACTGGAATGGAATTAGATCATGAATGACGATCATCGTGAACCTATAGAACCTGTCGAACCGAACGACGAAGGTCATGACTCGGAGAGCATACCGCCGATTGTACGCTTCCTGCCTCTGCAGAAGGCACTCGACCTCGCTCGGGCAAATTCACTCTGGCCGCTGACATTCGGGATCGCCTGTTGCGCGATTGAAATGATGGCTGCTTCGGCAAGCCGCTATGACACCGACAGGTTTGGCGCAGGCGTCTTTCGGAATTCACCGCGACAGGCCGATTTGATGATTGTGGCAGGAACGGTGAATTTGAAAATGGCACCGATTATCAAACGACTTTACGATCAGATGCCTTCACCAAAATGGGTAATCGCACTTGGTTCGTGTGCAATTTGCGGCGGCCCGTTTGATCAGGATGAGAATTACGCGGTTTTGCAGGGTGTTGAGAAGATAGTACCGGTGGATGTCTTCGTTCCCGGATGCCCTCCGCGCCCGGAAGCCCTGATTCACGCAATTCTCGAGCTGCAGGAAAGTATCAAAGCAGGAACGACAAATGCCACTCGAGCCTGAAGCGGAAGCTCCGGTCTCGGAGCAATCAAGCAAGTACTTGGAACTGATAGATCGTCTGAAAACAGCGGGTGCCACCGAAGCCGGCGCAGTAGATTACGT
This sequence is a window from bacterium. Protein-coding genes within it:
- the ndhC gene encoding NADH-quinone oxidoreductase subunit A yields the protein MAIGTLLFGGLLVGLPYLVAPRSKGRFRTETYESGQPIIGEAWVQVRAHYYIYALVFMAFDVETAFIVPCVAVLRSWDSWLPVIEVAAFLIILSLSLVYALKKKVLEWN
- the nuoB gene encoding NADH-quinone oxidoreductase subunit NuoB produces the protein MNDDHREPIEPVEPNDEGHDSESIPPIVRFLPLQKALDLARANSLWPLTFGIACCAIEMMAASASRYDTDRFGAGVFRNSPRQADLMIVAGTVNLKMAPIIKRLYDQMPSPKWVIALGSCAICGGPFDQDENYAVLQGVEKIVPVDVFVPGCPPRPEALIHAILELQESIKAGTTNATRA